The Montipora capricornis isolate CH-2021 chromosome 6, ASM3666992v2, whole genome shotgun sequence genome has a window encoding:
- the LOC138052395 gene encoding silk gland factor 3-like, which produces MEAQTNPYTNQVGSASTQSETRVIQNHPTTMAYVRDEHTVVKYENLAPASVASLNDQRVGNNHLATHQWVVQDHTAVGWPANTVSLQEVKPLLRDDASPVITTIAGATLVHHRPGGHPVMPIDQARWPSSATHGAHSPDHTRIHISGAMQAVPTTHPSYGTINGTVQLQGAFPQAAQTIRENPNGPDASHTAHPDLEAQDDTPTSDDLEQFAKEFKQRRIKLGFTQADVGLALGTLYGNVFSQTTICRFEALQLSFKNMCKLKPLLAKWLEEADNNNGAASGIDKLATQGRKRKKRTSIEVAVKGALENHFCKNPKPSAQEIGSLAENLGLDKEVVRVWFCNRRQKEKRMTASVTGGADDQHVGSPHVSSPHVPSPHVSSPHIVGAHIAGPQ; this is translated from the coding sequence ATGGAAGCGCAAACCAACCCGTACACAAACCAGGTCGGTTCTGCGTCTACGCAGAGCGAAACTCGGGTCATTCAAAATCATCCGACCACCATGGCTTACGTGCGAGACGAACACACTGTTGTAAAGTACGAGAATCTTGCCCCAGCGAGCGTAGCCTCGTTAAACGACCAACGAGTTGGAAATAACCATCTTGCGACGCATCAGTGGGTCGTTCAAGACCATACAGCGGTAGGTTGGCCCGCAAACACGGTGAGTTTACAAGAAGTCAAACCACTGTTGAGAGACGATGCTTCGCCGGTAATAACAACAATCGCCGGTGCAACTCTCGTCCATCACCGGCCTGGCGGTCACCCCGTTATGCCTATAGACCAAGCACGTTGGCCCAGTTCTGCGACACATGGGGCTCACTCGCCTGATCATACTCGCATCCACATCAGCGGCGCAATGCAAGCGGTTCCAACAACTCATCCTTCGTATGGCACGATAAATGGCACGGTGCAGTTGCAAGGTGCATTCCCTCAAGCCGCTCAAACTATCCGCGAAAATCCGAACGGACCAGACGCGTCGCACACAGCTCACCCCGATTTGGAAGCGCAGGATGACACGCCAACATCTGACGATCTTGAACAATTTGCCAAAGAGTTTAAACAGCGAAGAATCAAGCTCGGTTTTACCCAAGCTGATGTCGGTCTCGCTCTCGGAACACTGTACGGTAATGTCTTTAGTCAGACCACCATTTGCCGCTTTGAAGCGCTGCAACTGAGTTTCAAAAATATGTGCAAGCTCAAACCGCTTTTAGCCAAGTGGCTCGAGGAAGCGGACAACAATAATGGAGCTGCGAGTGGCATCGACAAACTCGCTACTCAGGGTAGAAAGCGCAAGAAGCGAACCTCCATAGAGGTAGCTGTCAAGGGAGCTCTGGAGAACCACTTCTGTAAAAATCCCAAACCGTCCGCGCAGGAAATTGGCTCGCTGGCAGAAAATCTTGGCCTCGACAAGGAGGTGGTTCGAGTCTGGTTTTGCAACAGaaggcaaaaagaaaagagaatgaCCGCTTCAGTCACTGGAGGAGCTGATGACCAGCACGTTGGATCTCCTCATGTTTCTTCACCTCACGTACCTTCGCCTCATGTTTCGTCGCCGCATATTGTCGGCGCTCACATCGCAGGACCACAATAA